GGAGAGAGCTATCGAAGCTTGAGACAGAGGAAATTGACGTCATCAGGGTTTACAGGGGAGAGATGGTTCTTGAAAAGCTAAGAGAGCTTGTAGAGAGCGCGAAGAGGGAGATTGTTGGAGTCCTGTCTTATATTCCCGAAAGCGTGGCGGAGATACTTAGGAGGGCAACCTGCAGGCTGATTTTAATATCATCCAATGCCAGAGCGGTGGAGAACGCTGAAAGCTACGAGTTTGAGAAGAAGGAGGAGGTGGCAAGGAGCTTCAAAAACTTCTGCCACGGCATCTTCATTTTTGACGATGAAAGGACCTTCAGCATCTTCATCAATGGAACACAGATTGCAATCATGAGCGAGAGCCCGGCGGTGATTGAGTTTTCCAAAATGGTTATGATACCAGTAATTGAGTTCATGAGGAGAAAGAATGATTGACCTGCACATTCACTCAAACTACTCCGATGGACAGGGGAGCGTTGAGGAGATTGCGAGAAGGGCGAAGGAGAGAGGGCTTAAGGCGATTGCAATAGTTGACCACTCCATCGAGCTGCCCTTCGGCCTGACGGAAAAGAAGGCGAGAATGCGTGAAATAGAGATTGAGAACGCAGCATCGCTTTACGGCATAAAGATTTACAGCGGAATTGAGTGCAGCATAAACGCAGCAGGAGAAATTGTCCTCCCAGACTTTGACTTTGATTTCATCATCGCCTCAGTTCACGAGTTTGTATATGGACAGGCTTACTATGAGAGGGTAATCAGGTGCCTTGAAAGCCATGATGTTGATGTTCTCGGCCATCCCTTCTCTCCACTCTTCGGTTTTGATGGCAGGCTTGCTGAGATGGACGAAAAGCTTCTGGATGTTGTTGAGGAGAGGGGGGTGGCGGTAGAGCTAAACTCCTCCCACAAATCACCGCAGGATGAGTTTTTGCAGCTCTGCAGAGACAGGAAAATTGCCTACAGTATTGGGAGCGATGCGCACAGCCTTTCAGGTGTTGGTGAAGTGGGATGGAGTGTTGAGAAGGCTAAAAGATATATGGCGGGAGCGAAACTCTTCACTCCATGAAGTGCATCACTCTAACCGTTGATGCGATAATCCCCTATCAGGGCAAAATCGTGCTGATAAAGAGGCTGAATGAGCCCTTCAAGGGTCACTATGCTCTTCCGGGCGGGATAGTGGAATACGGCGAGAGGGTTGAAGACGCGGTGCTGAGAGAAGTTGAGGAGGAGACGGGGCTGAAGGGAGAGATTCACTCCTTGGTTGGAGTTTACTCTGATCCGAACAGAGACCCAAGGGGGCACTTCGTCTCGGTCTGCTTTGTTGTTCTGCCGAAAGGAGGAGAGCTTAAGGCGGGGAGCGATGCAAAGGAGGTGGGGCTTTTCAGCCTTAACGAGCTTCCAAAGCTCGCCTTTGACCATGAGAAGATGATAAAGGATGCGGAGGTGATTCTGCGTGGAATTCTGTCCGAAGTGTAAGAGTCTGATGATATATCAGGGGGACAAGCTCGTTTGCAGGAAGTGCGGCTATGAGAAGGAGGCTGATGACAGCGAGGAGCTTGTAATCAAGGTGGAGAGGAACAAGGAAGATGTTCCCGTTATAGAGGGTGAGAACCTCAAGACTTTGCCAACAACAAAGGCCATCTGTCCGGCATGCGGCCACAACGAAGCTTTCTGGTGGTTAAGGCAGCTCAGGGCCGCAGATGAGAGTGAAGTCAGGTTCTTCCGCTGCACAAAGTGCGGGAAGACGTGGAGAGAGTACGATTAAAAAGTATCATTAAAAAAATATTTAAAAATTTTGAAATTTAGGAGCCTCTCCTCCTTATCAGCCATACGGCTCCGAGAACAACTGCCAATATCCCCGCAATTATTCCTCCGAAGCCACCTTTGGATAAATGCCGTATCCGAGGTCCTCCCAGTGCATTCTCCCTTCAGCTATGTTGTGGCAGTCGAAGCAGAACAGTGCCTTTTCCTTGGGCTGGACTCCGTGGTTGACCTGCATGTATCTCACGTAAAGAACCGCCTTGCCCGGTTCGTAGGTCACTCCAGCGTCCTTTGCCCCAGCTGCCATCGCCATGGTTATGTTTCCAGTTGCAAAGGCAATTCCAGCCTTTACTGGAACGGGGACCCTATCCTGCTCGCTGTAGGGGACTACTGCAACATGAACTTTGAACGGGTAAATCTTTGCATCGCCATCCTCCTTCGAGGCTGTGGGCTTCACGTAGTAAATTGCTCCAACAACCTCTCCACTTCCTGCCTTGATTTGAGAAGCCTCATACTTTCCTCCGACCTTCTCCATGACCTCACTTACTGGAACTGGCTCAACAGGTGTAGGGAAGATGTAAACCTCCCTATCTCCGTTGTACCAGGCGTAGCTGGGCTGGAGGTTGTTGAAGAGGTACCACTTGCTGTAATCGCCACTTTCAGGGTCAGGAATCGCGAACTTCCACCTCTTCTCCTTGGGTAGGAAAGTTGCGACTGTCCAGTCCCTGTAGTACTCGGTCGGGTACTCTCCATGGGCTATTGTGGGAATGTGGCAGGTCTGGCATGCAACTCTGTCGTGGAAGGTGTTCAGGAAGTACCCGAAAAAGCCATTGTGCGGGTCTTCAGTGTGGCAGTTGCTGCACTTCGGCACCCTCTCCCTCTCTCGACCATGTGTCAACAGAATTTGTACCGAACTCGTGATTCTCACCGCTGTGGCAGTCTGTGCATCCCAAACCGGCTTTGAAGTGAACATCGAATTCGGCAGCAAGCTCAGGGTTCAGCAGGTCGGGAGCGATGTTGGGCCTCTTGAGGTGCGGACCTCCACCGCTGAAGGCGTGGCAGGCCAGACAGTTCTTGCTTTGCGGCCTGTTTATGATGCTCTTCGCAAGCTCTTCCGTCGGAACGTTTATTACGTATCTCCACCTGCCCTGGTCGTCCTTAGTCACATTCTTGAGTCCGAGCTTGATTCCGAGAACGCCAGAAACGTAAACATCGGGCTTTGCGTGGCAGGCCAAGCAATCGATGTTGCCAAGCTGCTCCTCACTCTCCTGCGGGCTTGGCGGAAGACCCATTCCAACTCCGTGGCACATGCTGCACCCTGTCAGTCCGGTAAAGCTTCCTACAAGGTCTTCGTAGCCTTCAGGGGCTTTTTTCAGCGTTATGTACCCTATCCAGTTCACCACCTTTGTGCCGTTGTTGACGAACATGGCCATGCAGTAGTCGTTGAAGGCCATTTTGCCTCCAAAAATCATGGTTTTCCCGTTGATTCCTTCATTCTCCGAGAAAAGCTGGTAGTGGTAGCTGTGGAAAAACTGCCTTACCTTATCCTCGTGGCACTGAATGCAGGTTTTGGAGCCCTCATACTTGGTTATCCCCTTTTCCTCCCAGACTTTTGAGTGGTCGATGACCTTGAACTCCTCTGCCTCCCCGGTCTCTTCGCCATCTCCAAGAGCAACAGCAACGCTGGCAAGCAATGCGATGCAAACAGTGATGAGGAACTTATTGATGGCTCTCATTAGCCTTACCTATTAAATTTCCAATTTATAAAAGTTACTTCTACGATTTTTATCGCATTTGTCAAAACCTTTAAAAAATCACATCACATTTTGTTAACAGTGATAACTCAGGAGTTAACAGTGATAAAACTTTCCGCCTGTTACTAAAAGGATAGCAAAATTTAAAACCGGAAAAATAAAGGGGCAAGGGAATGAGGATTGGGGTTTTTGTATGCCACTGTGGTCTGAACATTGCAAGAGTTGTTGATGTTAAGGAGCTTGTTGAGTATGCCAAGACAATTGACGGCGTTGTTCACGCTGAGGATATCGATTATGCCTGCTCCGATTCTGGGCAGGAGGAGATTTTAAACGCCATTAAGGAGAAGAACCTTGATGCTTTTGTTGTTGCTGCCTGCAGCCCCAAACTTCACGAGCCAACCTTCAGGAGAGTTGCCATAAGGGCCGGGCTGAATCCATACATGGTTGAGATTGCGAACATCAGGGAGCAGTGCTCCTGGGTTCATCAGGCAAAGCCAAAGGCTGCCCTGGCAAAGGCGAAGGACTTAATCAGGATGGCCGTTGCGAAGGCCAGGACAAACAGGCCCTTAGAGAGAAGAAAGGCCGAAATTGAGAGAAGTGTTGCCGTCATCGGTGGTGGAGTCGCGGGAATTGAGGCGGCTTTAACACTGGCCGATTCCGGAATTAAGGTTTACCTCATAGAGAAAAATCCCACCATTGGGGGGCACATGGCCACGCTTAACGAGGTTTTTCCGACAAATGACTGCTCCATCTGCATTCTTGCCCCAAAAATGAGCGACGTCTGGAATCACGAGAACATTGAGGTCATAACCAATGCCGAGATCGATGAAATTAACGGGAGCGTCGGTAATTTCAGAATTAAGGTTATCAAGCACCCAAGATACGTTGACGAGAGCAAGTGCAAGGGCTGCATAGACGACTGCAGCAGTGTCTGCCCTGTAGAAATCCCAAACGAGTTTGATTACGGCATTGGCGTGAGAAAGGCCATCTACATTCCAATCCCACAGTCAACTCCTCTCTACGCTGCAATAGACTGGGAGCATTGCATAGGCTGCAGACTCTGTGAGAAGGCCTGCCAGCCAAAGGCTGTGGACTTCAGCCAGCAGCCCGAAACGCTTGAAATCAAGGCTGGAGCGATAATTGTCGCTACTGGATACAAAATCTTCGATGCGAGAAGGAAGACAGAATACGGCTATGGAAGGTTTAAAAACGTAATTACAACTATTGAGCTGGAAAGGTTGCTCTCTGCCAGCGGTCCAACAATGGGAAGATTGCTGAGACCCTCTGACAGCACCGTGCCAAAAAGAATAGCCTTCATCCAGTGTGTGGGAAGCAGGGATGAGAAGACGAACAAGTACTGCAGCAGAGTTTGCTGCATGGTCAGCCTTAAGAACGCCTATGCCATAAAGGAGAGGTATCACGATGCTGAGATTACCATCTTCTACATAGACATCAGGGCCTTCGGCAGAATGTATGAAGAGTTTTACAGGAGAGTTCAGGAGGCTGGAGTGAGGTTTATCAGGGGCAAGGTTGGGGAAATCATAGAGAACGAAAACGGGAATTTGATTGTAAGCTACGAGAGCACGCTTGAGGGAGAGGTGAGGGAGGAGGAGTTTGATCTCGTCGTCCTCTCCATCGGCATAGAGGGGAACAGGGATGTAGCCACAAAGCTTGGTTTGGGAATAGGTGAGGACGGATTTTTTGAAGTAGCTCATCCCAAGCTCAGGCCAGCTGAAACCAACGTTAAGGGCATTTTCCTTGCGGGCTGTGCCAGCGGGCCGAGGGACATTCAGGACAGCGTTGCCTCAGCTGGTTTGGCTGCAGCAAAGGCTGCACAGCTTGTGCTTACAGGAGAGACCGAATTCGACCCCTACAA
The nucleotide sequence above comes from Archaeoglobus fulgidus DSM 4304. Encoded proteins:
- the hdrA2 gene encoding CoB-CoM heterodisulfide reductase HdrA2, which gives rise to MRIGVFVCHCGLNIARVVDVKELVEYAKTIDGVVHAEDIDYACSDSGQEEILNAIKEKNLDAFVVAACSPKLHEPTFRRVAIRAGLNPYMVEIANIREQCSWVHQAKPKAALAKAKDLIRMAVAKARTNRPLERRKAEIERSVAVIGGGVAGIEAALTLADSGIKVYLIEKNPTIGGHMATLNEVFPTNDCSICILAPKMSDVWNHENIEVITNAEIDEINGSVGNFRIKVIKHPRYVDESKCKGCIDDCSSVCPVEIPNEFDYGIGVRKAIYIPIPQSTPLYAAIDWEHCIGCRLCEKACQPKAVDFSQQPETLEIKAGAIIVATGYKIFDARRKTEYGYGRFKNVITTIELERLLSASGPTMGRLLRPSDSTVPKRIAFIQCVGSRDEKTNKYCSRVCCMVSLKNAYAIKERYHDAEITIFYIDIRAFGRMYEEFYRRVQEAGVRFIRGKVGEIIENENGNLIVSYESTLEGEVREEEFDLVVLSIGIEGNRDVATKLGLGIGEDGFFEVAHPKLRPAETNVKGIFLAGCASGPRDIQDSVASAGLAAAKAAQLVLTGETEFDPYNAYVDEEKCIGCRICEKVCEFNAVTVDRKAKINPNACAMCGICVAACPADAIDMGFFSDEGIKAMIDALGEEKNADPLALAFACWYCSYGAADLAGTTKVQYEPNVRIIRVLCSGRVDPEWVLRALARGIDGVIIAGCRLGECHFKYGNYKAKDRFEALKEALKEVGIEPERVRCIWHSAGEAEGIANDFNEFVEELKKLKS
- a CDS encoding TrmB family transcriptional regulator, giving the protein MLVEVLKSFGLSEYEAKALVALVSKGTLTAKEVSEISGIPRTSVYDVMNSLLSKGLVESFGKPKRFKALNVSDIISVLSRRVNENIEILRRELSKLETEEIDVIRVYRGEMVLEKLRELVESAKREIVGVLSYIPESVAEILRRATCRLILISSNARAVENAESYEFEKKEEVARSFKNFCHGIFIFDDERTFSIFINGTQIAIMSESPAVIEFSKMVMIPVIEFMRRKND
- a CDS encoding NUDIX domain-containing protein, whose product is MKCITLTVDAIIPYQGKIVLIKRLNEPFKGHYALPGGIVEYGERVEDAVLREVEEETGLKGEIHSLVGVYSDPNRDPRGHFVSVCFVVLPKGGELKAGSDAKEVGLFSLNELPKLAFDHEKMIKDAEVILRGILSEV
- a CDS encoding PHP domain-containing protein, which encodes MIDLHIHSNYSDGQGSVEEIARRAKERGLKAIAIVDHSIELPFGLTEKKARMREIEIENAASLYGIKIYSGIECSINAAGEIVLPDFDFDFIIASVHEFVYGQAYYERVIRCLESHDVDVLGHPFSPLFGFDGRLAEMDEKLLDVVEERGVAVELNSSHKSPQDEFLQLCRDRKIAYSIGSDAHSLSGVGEVGWSVEKAKRYMAGAKLFTP
- a CDS encoding transcription factor S, whose amino-acid sequence is MIYQGDKLVCRKCGYEKEADDSEELVIKVERNKEDVPVIEGENLKTLPTTKAICPACGHNEAFWWLRQLRAADESEVRFFRCTKCGKTWREYD